AGTTTCCGTATGCGCCGACATTTCCAGAAATTTGGCCGGTGGCTTCTTTTTTAATCAAGGGCACAATGCCGTAGGTGGCACCGCAGCCGGCTTGGGCGAAGTAGGCAGACAACATTGTTACCGCAATCGCCAGGGGAATCGGCCAGCTTTGGTTGATACTGCGTGCCAGCAGATAGCTTAACCCAATGCCGGCGCTGACGATGGTCATCGTCCATTTGCGGCTGCCAAATTTATCGGAGATCAAGCCGCCACTGGGACGAGACACCAGGTTTAAAAATGGGTAGCTGGCTGCAATCATGCCGGCTACGACGTGTTCTAGGGAAAATGTGTGCTCGAAGAAAGCAGGCAGCATGGAAACCGCAGCGAGTTCAGAACCAAAGCTCGTGATATAGCACAACTCTAACAGGGCAACTTGACGAAATTCATAGCGTTCGGCTGGAGGGTAGATTTTTTGACCGGCAACCGTTTCGCGGTTTACCTGCCAGGATTTGTAGGTTTGGAACGCATACAAACCTGCCAGCAAAAACCAGATCACGTACATTTGGCTTGTGCTGAGGAAGGCGATAGCCGGTTGCGCCAAACGCCATGCCAGTAAACCGAGGGCGAAAATCAACCCAAAGTTCATGGCGATCATGGCGTAGAAACTTTTGGCGCTGGTTACTTCCAACCCACCGTTGCGCTTGGGTTTTCTGTAAGTTACACCGGCAGGTGTGTCTTGGACATTTTTGTAATAAATTACGCCGTAGATGGCAGAAATGATGCCGGTGAGGGCAATTGCCAAGCGCCAGTTTGACGATCCCGCGCCGAGAAAGCCCGCCGCTAATGCAACTGAAGGGAGGGCAAACTCCGCCCCAAATGCGCCAAAGTTGCCCCAGCCGCCATAGATGCCCTCAGCAATGCCAATTTCTTTGGGGGGGAACCATTCAGACACCATGCGGATGCCCACCACAAATCCCGCGCCCACAATGCCCATTAGTAGCCGGCTTAACACCAACTGGTTAAAGTCTTGAGACAGTGCGGTGGCTAAACAGGGAACAAGCGCAAAAATTAGTAGGGTGGAGAATGTGATCTTTGGCCCAAAGCGATCTAGGAGCATTCCAATGATGATCCGTGCCGGTATTGTTAGGGCGAGATTGCAAATTGCGATTGTCTTGATTTGCTCTGGGCTTAAACTTAGCTCTTTGCCAATAACGGTGGCAAAAGGAGCGAAGTTAAACCAACAAACAAATGTGAGGAAGAACGCAAACCAGGTCAGGTGCAAGATGCGATAGCGTCCCTGAAAAGACCATAATCCTTTTAACATTACACTCCCTTCTTATCTTTTACGATGTTCATTGTTTCGGCTTTTTGAAATCTTTATCCAATTAATTATGACTTTATCTATTAATTTACAAAGTCTTTTTTTTAATTAATTGGTTTTGCGATTCAGGTAATTTACATTTCGATGTTAATTCATCAGCGCCTCTTTAAAAGTCTTGTTCAGCCGGCTAATTTCTTACAAAAACTCTCAGCCCAGTGTTTATTGAGCATTCACCTCTAGCATTCCCGCCGGGTTCAGCACAACTTTGTACTGAGCAAACGGTTCTTGGGGAGTGCCACCGGCTTTATTTTCTGTAGACTTGACTAAAGTTGGAAAAGGAGTTTCTTGAAGATAGTCCTTTGCAGCTTGATTGACAGATTCGTAGCTGACAATCTCCCCATCTTTTTTAACCTTAACCGAGTAAACTAAATTTTCTTGAAAGGTTGGAATCTGCTGCCAATTTTTGTCAATTTGGTCGTAAAGCTTTTGCTTCAAATCTGCCAGTTCAGCCGCATCTGTAATGGCTAGATTCTTCACCTCTGGTGTTGCGCTCACAACCGGCTGTGTGGGAGTAGCAACTGGAGTTGGAGACGTTGCAACGGGTTGCGTCGCCGGCATCTGCTGAGCACTTCTTGAGGTGGAAAGCGAGCGCATCAAACTTAACCCAGCCACAGCCGCAACCGTCGTCAGCCCCAAGGCGGCTGAAGCTTTGAGTGCTAGAGCTTTTGAAGCTGGTTTCGAGGTGACTGGCTGCGATTGTGCTGCCGGTTCTTCCTCGCTGTGGGCAAACCTATTGAAGAGGAAATCTAAAGCATGGTTACGCAAATCGTAGTAGCGCGGGTCTTCCATGATGCTGGCCCGGTTTCTCGGACGAGCAAAGGGAATTTCTAACACTTCGCCAATATTCGCCGCTGGGCCATTGGTCATCATCACGAGCCGGTCTGCCAAAAACAGCGCCTCATCAATATCATGGGTGATCATCAAGATCGTTACCCCAAACTCGCGCCAAATTTGCAGCAGTTCTTCTTGCAACTCTTCCTTAGTGATGGCATCTAACGCCCCAAACGGTTCATCCAGAATCAAAACTTGAGGCCGAATCGCCAACGCCCGTGCGATCGCCACCCGCTGCTTCATCCCCCCCGAAAGCTGACTAGGGCGCTTGTTTGCCGATTCTGTCAATCCAACCAGCGCCAAGTGTTCCTCAACAATAGCCGCTCTTTCAGCTTTGCTTTTGTCAGGATACGCCGATTTCACGCCTAAGGCGACATTCTCAAACGCAGTCTTCCAAGGCAGCAGCGAGTAATTTTGAAACACCATCATCCTGTCTGGGCCGGGTTTGGTGATCAGCGATCCCCGCAGTTTCACCTCTCCCTCACTTGGCTTGAGGAAGCCGGCAACCATATTCAGCAGGGTTGATTTACCACAGCCAGAGTGACCGATCAGGCAGACAAATTCACCCTCATAAACGGTGAGGTTGACATCTTCCACGACTGAATACGGCCCTTTCGGCGTTGGGTAAATTTTAGAGACGTTCTCAATAACCAAAAACGGCTCACGGGTTGAGCTTTGAGGTGACAGTTGTGAGGTTTGAGTTAAAGAGGAGCTAGATAGGGATTGCATAATCAGGGAATTGGGGAATGGGGCATTGGGAATGGGTCAAGGCTTCGCCAACAAGAACGGTAGGGGAATGGGGCATGGGGCAAGTCTTGGGTATTCTCTCCCACTCACCCCCTCTCCCACTCAGCACTCAGCACTCAGGACTCAGCACTTAATAATGCTCAGCACTGACTTAGGCTGCTTCGGTTGTTGGGGTATCAATGATGATTTCTTCGATGCGAATTTCGCGGCGGATAGTCAGCTTGTTGAGATAGCCGATGGGATCGTCGGGGTTGAAAACCATACTGTCAAACAGTTGGAAGCACTCCCGGTCGGGTTCGGTATCGGGCCATCCCAACTGACGGGCGGCTTCACCGTAGAGATCGACCCGGCGCACTCGTTCTAAGATTTCGAGCCAGTTTTTGGGGAACGGAGTAATGCCCCAACGCGCTAGCTGGGTTAAAATCCACAACCCCTCAACTCGTCCAGGGCAGTTGGTTTGTTCAATATGGAATTGGTTGAAGCGGGGGTAGGATTGCGGTTTTTGGCCGGCACCCAAGTTGTAGGGATCGATAAAACCGGGGCGGGTGTATTCGGGTGCGGAACCGACATATTGGGGCTGACATAGCCACCCTAAAATTTCTTCCCGGTTGCGCCGGTCGTCGCAATACTCGCAAGCTTCTAGCAAAGCTTTGACGAGGGCGATATGAGTTTGAGGGTGTTGATTGACCCACTCCTCACGCATACCCAACACTTTCTCTGGATGTCCCGGCCAAATATCAAGGTCAGTGGCGACGACGAAGCCCAAATCTTCATAGACAGCGCGAGAATTCCAGGGTTCGCCCACACAATAACCGTCAATGTTGCCGGCTTTCAGGTTAGCAACCATTTGTGGTGGCGGGATCACCGTGAGATTTACGTCTCGGTCAGGATCGATGCCGCCGGCAGCCAGCCAGTAACGCAGCATCAGGTTGTGCATTGAGGCGGGATGCACCATGCCTAATGTATGAACTTTGTCAACGGATTGGGTAACAGCCGCTTTAAGATCAGCAAGGGTGCGAACGCCTTGCTGATATAACTGCTTACTGAGGGTAATTGCGTTGCCGTTGCGGGCGAGAACGAGGGCAGTAACCATCGGCACCGGCCTTGTCAATCCCAACCCCAAGGTCATCGATAAGGGCATGGCAGCGACCATCTGGGCAGCATCTAAGCGACCCGTCGCCACTCCTTCGCTAATGGCTTTCCAACTCGGTTCGCGGCTGAGGTTAACGTCTTCTAAACCATGCTTTTTAAAGAAGCCTTTTTCTTTGGCCACCACCAAAGGCGCACAATCTGTTAGGGGAATAAAACCGATGTCTAAATTAACTTTTTCTAACCCATGCCGCGCAATTGCCACGGCTGCCGGTTGCTTGGCTTTGCGGCGTTTATCGCGCTTCTGCTGGTTCAGGAAGTAGATAATTTCATTCCGCAAGGCGTAGTAATTCGGATGGTTGACAACCTCCATGCGGTGACGGGGACGGGGGATCGGAATGTCTAAAATCTGGCCAATGTGAGATTCTGGCCCATTGGTGAGCATCACGATCCGGTCAGACAGCAGCAACGCTTCATCCACATCATGTGTGACCATGATGCAGGTGACTCGGCTTTCCTCACAAATTTCCATCAACCGTTCTTGCAGTCCTCCCCGCGTCAAGGCATCCAAGGCACCAAAGGGTTCATCTAATAGCAGCAGTTTGGGACGAATCGCCAAAGCGCGGGCGATGGCGACGCGCTGTTTCATCCCGCCTGATAGTTCACCAGGTCGCTTATCGGCAGCGTGTCGCAGTCCTACGAGGTCGATATGCTTTTCGATAATGCCCCGGCGTTCTCCTTTGGGGCTATCCTTGAATACTCGATTGACTGCCAGGGCGATGTTTTCGCGCACACTCAGCCAAGGCAGCAGGGAGTAATTCTGAAAGACAACCATGCGGTCTGGCCCTGGCCCTTTGACTTCTCTGCCTTCTAAGATGACGCCGCCTTTGCTTGCCCGATCTAAGCCGGCAACGATATTGAGCAGGGTCGATTTTCCGCAGCCGGAGTGGCCGATTAAGGAAATAAATTCTCCCTGTTTTATTTTCAGTTCAATATTTTTGAGGGCAACGTAGCTGCTTCCATCGGGCAGGGGAAAGGCTTTATCAATGTGATCGACTTCTACAAATACAGACATAATATTTTTTGGGAATGGGGAATGGGGCATGGGGCATGGGGAATGGGCATGGGGCATGGGGCATGGGGCATGGGATTAGGGGCTAGGGGGGCTAGGGACTAGAGAAGGATAAATGCCCATACCTTTAGGTTGGCGAAGCCTTGCCCAATCCCCAATGCCCCATGCCCAATCCCCCATTCAATTAACCTTGTTTTTGTTCTGCCGGCACGACGATTGAGGCAATATAGGCGATGAACCGATCCAGTAGCAGTCCGACGACTCCGACGTAAATTAGGGCGATGATAATTTGGCTGAGTAAGGAGTTGTTGTAGGCATCCCAGATAAAGAAGCCAATGCCTACGCCCCCGACTAGCATTTCTGCTGCGATAATTGCCAGCCACGATAAGCCGATACCGATTCTTAAGCCTGTGAAGATGTAGGGAACTGTAGCAGGAAACAGAATGTTAAAGAAGTATTCCGGGCCGGATAATTGCAAGACTCTGGAAACATTTCGATAGTCTTGAGGTAATTGCTGGACTCCGACCGTTGTGTTGATAATAATCGGCCAGATTGCGGTAATAAATATGACAAAAATAGCGGAAGGATTACTTTGTTGAAAAGCCGCAAGAGAAATCGGCAGCCAAGCTAAGGGCGGAATGGTTCGCAAAACTTGAAAAATCGGATCGAGGGCTTGATAGAGAAGTTTATTAACGCCGATTAAAATTCCTAAAGCAATTCCCACGATGGCAGACAAGGAGAATCCGATAGCTACCCGCTGCAGGGAGGCGAAGATTTGCAAGGCTAAGCCTTTGTCGGTGCCGCCGTTGTCAAAGAAAGGGTTAATAATATACGGGTTCCAAGTTTCTGCAATTACTTGCATCGGCCCTGGCAATCCTTTTGAGCCGGCAGGACAAACGATTTGCCAAATTACCAGAATAACGATGAGGGCAACCAGTGGTCGAAGAACTTTCTTAGAGTTTTTTCCAAAATATTTAGTAATGGGATTTTGCGAAGTTGTGAAGCGTCCATTTCTGCTAATGTTGGCGGTCATTTCGTTTCCTGGATTGTGCTGGGTGAATTGGAAGCTGGAATCTGGGGATTAGGGAAGTTCCCTTTTCCCCGGCTTTGACTAGGCTTTTTTGATTTTGAGGCTGCTTAAGTATTCTTCGGGTTTTTCGGGATCGAATTTAACCCCGTCAAAGAAGGTTTCAACGCCACGAGATGTGCTGCTAGGAATTTCTGCTTGGGCAACACCAAGGGCTTTGGCGGCTTCTTTCCACAAATCTTCGCGGTTAACTTTGTCAACGAGTTCTTTGGTTTTTGTATCGGCGGGAATATAACCCCAGCGAATGTTTTCTGTGAGGAACCAAAGATCGTGGCTCTTATAGGGATAGGAAGCGTTATCTGCCCAGTATTTCATCAATAAGGGGCTAGCTTGAACGACTGGGCGACCGTCGCCATAATCCACGTTGCCTTTAGAGCGTTCGATAATATCTTTTGCCGGCACTTTGAACCATTTCGCTTGAGAAACAATCTGGCACATTTCTTCTTTGTTTTCTGCCTTTTCACACCATTGCTGGGCTTCCATAATTCCCATCAATAATGCTTTGGCTGCTTTGGGATTTTTATCGACCCAATCTGCTCGCATGGCAAAGGCTTTTTCTGGGTGATCTTTCCAAAGTTCGCCGGTGATTAAGGCGGTATAACCGGCTCCTTGGTTCACGAGTTGGGCGTTCCACGGTTCTCCCACGCAGAAGGCTTCCATGTTGCCGGTTTTCATGTTTGCCACCATTTGAGGCGGTGGGATGGGGACGACAGAAATATC
Above is a genomic segment from Microcoleus sp. FACHB-68 containing:
- a CDS encoding NarK family nitrate/nitrite MFS transporter, producing MLKGLWSFQGRYRILHLTWFAFFLTFVCWFNFAPFATVIGKELSLSPEQIKTIAICNLALTIPARIIIGMLLDRFGPKITFSTLLIFALVPCLATALSQDFNQLVLSRLLMGIVGAGFVVGIRMVSEWFPPKEIGIAEGIYGGWGNFGAFGAEFALPSVALAAGFLGAGSSNWRLAIALTGIISAIYGVIYYKNVQDTPAGVTYRKPKRNGGLEVTSAKSFYAMIAMNFGLIFALGLLAWRLAQPAIAFLSTSQMYVIWFLLAGLYAFQTYKSWQVNRETVAGQKIYPPAERYEFRQVALLELCYITSFGSELAAVSMLPAFFEHTFSLEHVVAGMIAASYPFLNLVSRPSGGLISDKFGSRKWTMTIVSAGIGLSYLLARSINQSWPIPLAIAVTMLSAYFAQAGCGATYGIVPLIKKEATGQISGNVGAYGNFGGVVYLTIFSLTDAPTLFTTMGVSALICASLCGFFLKEPKGSFAAHYEEGQASQQSVEAADPMSFVIDNRNE
- a CDS encoding nitrate ABC transporter ATP-binding protein (This model describes the ATP binding subunits of ATP-binding cassette (ABC) transporters for nitrate transport, or for bicarbonate transport, in bacteria and archaea.), whose amino-acid sequence is MQSLSSSSLTQTSQLSPQSSTREPFLVIENVSKIYPTPKGPYSVVEDVNLTVYEGEFVCLIGHSGCGKSTLLNMVAGFLKPSEGEVKLRGSLITKPGPDRMMVFQNYSLLPWKTAFENVALGVKSAYPDKSKAERAAIVEEHLALVGLTESANKRPSQLSGGMKQRVAIARALAIRPQVLILDEPFGALDAITKEELQEELLQIWREFGVTILMITHDIDEALFLADRLVMMTNGPAANIGEVLEIPFARPRNRASIMEDPRYYDLRNHALDFLFNRFAHSEEEPAAQSQPVTSKPASKALALKASAALGLTTVAAVAGLSLMRSLSTSRSAQQMPATQPVATSPTPVATPTQPVVSATPEVKNLAITDAAELADLKQKLYDQIDKNWQQIPTFQENLVYSVKVKKDGEIVSYESVNQAAKDYLQETPFPTLVKSTENKAGGTPQEPFAQYKVVLNPAGMLEVNAQ
- a CDS encoding nitrate ABC transporter ATP-binding protein (This model describes the ATP binding subunits of ATP-binding cassette (ABC) transporters for nitrate transport, or for bicarbonate transport, in bacteria and archaea.), with the translated sequence MSVFVEVDHIDKAFPLPDGSSYVALKNIELKIKQGEFISLIGHSGCGKSTLLNIVAGLDRASKGGVILEGREVKGPGPDRMVVFQNYSLLPWLSVRENIALAVNRVFKDSPKGERRGIIEKHIDLVGLRHAADKRPGELSGGMKQRVAIARALAIRPKLLLLDEPFGALDALTRGGLQERLMEICEESRVTCIMVTHDVDEALLLSDRIVMLTNGPESHIGQILDIPIPRPRHRMEVVNHPNYYALRNEIIYFLNQQKRDKRRKAKQPAAVAIARHGLEKVNLDIGFIPLTDCAPLVVAKEKGFFKKHGLEDVNLSREPSWKAISEGVATGRLDAAQMVAAMPLSMTLGLGLTRPVPMVTALVLARNGNAITLSKQLYQQGVRTLADLKAAVTQSVDKVHTLGMVHPASMHNLMLRYWLAAGGIDPDRDVNLTVIPPPQMVANLKAGNIDGYCVGEPWNSRAVYEDLGFVVATDLDIWPGHPEKVLGMREEWVNQHPQTHIALVKALLEACEYCDDRRNREEILGWLCQPQYVGSAPEYTRPGFIDPYNLGAGQKPQSYPRFNQFHIEQTNCPGRVEGLWILTQLARWGITPFPKNWLEILERVRRVDLYGEAARQLGWPDTEPDRECFQLFDSMVFNPDDPIGYLNKLTIRREIRIEEIIIDTPTTEAA
- the ntrB gene encoding nitrate ABC transporter permease, with translation MTANISRNGRFTTSQNPITKYFGKNSKKVLRPLVALIVILVIWQIVCPAGSKGLPGPMQVIAETWNPYIINPFFDNGGTDKGLALQIFASLQRVAIGFSLSAIVGIALGILIGVNKLLYQALDPIFQVLRTIPPLAWLPISLAAFQQSNPSAIFVIFITAIWPIIINTTVGVQQLPQDYRNVSRVLQLSGPEYFFNILFPATVPYIFTGLRIGIGLSWLAIIAAEMLVGGVGIGFFIWDAYNNSLLSQIIIALIYVGVVGLLLDRFIAYIASIVVPAEQKQG
- a CDS encoding CmpA/NrtA family ABC transporter substrate-binding protein translates to MSKLSRRKFIFTAGAATAGTLLVHGCSTGPTNTSKTNAASTPTPAANVNPADAPEITTAKLGFIALTDAAPLIVAQEKGLFAKYGMTGVEVVKQASWPVTRDNLELGSAGGGIDGAHILSPMPYLLSLGQTKNKQPLPMYLLARLNTNGQAISIANSYKDFKVGLESKGLKDAFAQAKSSGKGDLKAAITYPGGTHDLWMRYWLAAGEVIPEQDISVVPIPPPQMVANMKTGNMEAFCVGEPWNAQLVNQGAGYTALITGELWKDHPEKAFAMRADWVDKNPKAAKALLMGIMEAQQWCEKAENKEEMCQIVSQAKWFKVPAKDIIERSKGNVDYGDGRPVVQASPLLMKYWADNASYPYKSHDLWFLTENIRWGYIPADTKTKELVDKVNREDLWKEAAKALGVAQAEIPSSTSRGVETFFDGVKFDPEKPEEYLSSLKIKKA